The genomic interval AGATTTTGCCGCGCTCGCTAATAAACTTTTTCAACAAATCAACATCTTTATAGTCAATTTTAGAAATTTTGTTTACAGTGAAGAAACAAACTTTACGGCGTTTGTTGCGTCCGCCTTTACGTCCGCTGAACTTACGTTCTGGACGCTCGTCGCCACCGTTATCTCTTTGCTTGAAAGCCATGATAGGTATCCTCCTTATCGTTGAAAATATTACAATTACACAACAGCTAAAGGCTGTGCAACTGCTCCATTGACATGTGCAGCCT from Paenibacillus sp. FSL K6-3182 carries:
- the rpsR gene encoding 30S ribosomal protein S18 encodes the protein MAFKQRDNGGDERPERKFSGRKGGRNKRRKVCFFTVNKISKIDYKDVDLLKKFISERGKILPRRVTGTSAKYQRLLTIAIKRSRQIALLPYTTE